The DNA region CTGTATTGACTATAagtttataatcagaaaaagctaaaaaaagtTTTCTTACTCAGAATATAATTTTAcacataatacaaaaaaaaaacaaaaaacaaaaaaacaccacaaaacagaggcttagaataaaagagaaaagccGAAGTGACACCCACAAAATTATCACACAGTTCTCCTGGCTGGTGGAATGAGGTGCTTTTTCCCTTACCCTTTTCTACACTTCGCCATGTTTCTTTGTGAACGTAATGACTTCCAACGCAACACACCGACACCTACCTCACGACGATGAGCATGGCTATGAGGATGGAGCAAATAGGGTCTGCGATCATCAGACCAAAGTTCTGCATCAGGATGGCGGACGCGATCACCCCGATGCTCCCCAGCGTGTCTGCTAGAATGTGCAGGAACACACCTACAAACAGATCATCGGGCTCAAAACGCAGCCGAGCAACTGGCAACGCAAACGTTTCTTGAAACCATCGTATTTCCCATGTTAAGTCCTACACGATAATTTGAAAGTGGCAGGCTGTGGAATAACTGTTTGTAATGAAGTAATAGGACCTTGGGGACTGGAGTACTCTTTTCTGTTTCAATCAGCAAGGCTCACCACACCTGATGCAGAGTACCGTAAAGGAGGAAGCAGAGCAAGGCATGGAATCTGAAAATCGTTTGTGCACATTCATCTCTGGTTAAAAGAGCCCAGAAGttaacaatttagaaaaaaacGTCATTGGCAGAAAGAACCTGTCAAGAGAACATCGCTAAAACTTACGGATCATGGACACAGAGAGCCCCCTGCTGGTCACTAAAATTATCATCTGAGACGAATTACCTACAGACCTTAACTATTAAACCTGACAAACTTATTAATTATCCTGAAGACTTTGCTACCTCAAGTTACATACAGAGCTCAAACTTGATATAAAAGtaggaattttaatatttttaattggatataaatatatttgaacttttaataattaaatatttaattagtaGGATTCTAACGGTCCAAGAACCTAGATATAATATTAACATTTAAGAATTGACATGATgggaaaaccattttaaaatgtcaagaagTAAGTTTAACTAAATATTTAACTAGCAGATTATTCAACATTTAGATCTTTAATAGATAAAATGTACTGTATGGCAAAACACCATTTCTTAAAATGtctcttaaaatacatttttttgtgtgccacagaattttagtaattggtttatgtgtgccatgagatgaaaaaggttgaaaatcgctgccctatACAACTTCAACCAGACCTTGCTAAAAATAGAACATTCAACAGCATCAACTACTTTAGCTGAAAAGAAATATCTAACGTGTAAAAAGCATGGTCTACTTTagaaatacttatttttcttgttttttattcaCTGACAATTTTTTAGatgtaaaatatacatttgcTTAAACTTGAAAACACTtcctaataatttaaaaatagactattagccctggccagttttgctcagtggatagagcgtcggcctgcagactgaagggtcccaggttcgaatccagtcaagggcatgtaccttggttgcgggcacatccccagtggggagtgtgcaggaggcagctgatcgatgtttctctctcatcgatgtttctaactctctatccctctcccttcctctctgtaaaaaatcaatagaatatatttttaaaaaataaataaataaaaatggactaCTAACCAGTCCAATCAAATCCTAATGCACTCTGGGAAAATACATTTCAATTCATCTGCCACCGTGGAATTTTATATCAAGTATTATAGCAAATGTAATTCATTCCTCAGTACCTATTACTTTTTCATTGTGTAGGGtaacaattttcaacctttttcatctcatggcacacataaaccaattactaaaattctgtggcacaccaaaaaaatatatattttttgccaatctgacaatagatataatttttaatgactcACACACAAATAGTAATAGTAACTACCTACGCTTTTTAGCTccaaagtaactttttaaaaagtcaggtacctatatttgtatattaggatttctggtaccaagaattaacctaCCAGATGCAACCTTAATATGCAATTATGCAATATAActaataagatgcaactctattgtATAACCTGTATATTTATGGTTCAAaacagggcattcacaccagatgactattgtcattttttattcaACCACTTAAAGAAAAAGAGGTCaggaattgcatgttttaaaaattcttgcaaatCGTTGGGATAGGGTATTGACCTTTATAacaattcttcaaaaaaaaaaaaaaaatggctctcttttttttaacctttgtaaCAAttctttaggggaaaaaaaaacaatggctTTTTTCTATCACAAAAATATGTTAGAGGCACCCttataggaaaatatatttcattttcctaGGGTATTTCAATAGCAAAGAATAATAAGTGTTGGGATCACCTTAAGCTTTAAAATTAACTGGAGAAAGATACACAGCAAAGTGGATTGAGGGGCCCTACGCTTCAAAACTCTTAAGTGACAtgtgtgatttttaaatctttattattttttaatcagtgtTTTGGTGGGATCAGAATAGAAAACAGCTCTCAacatcagaagaaaaagaaaagaactgtttgttttttattttcctttgggaAGTCCTGGCTGCATCTCATTTACTGACCTGACCACTGGTTTTCTTAGCAATATGAAATGCGGCAAGAAGCTGACAAGTTCAGCTCATCAGTTCTCCACGTGGGAGCATCTGCACGGAAAAGGTGTAGTAGCAGGCGGTCATCCCTGTCCTCAGCCATCTGCTGGGCTGCCGCAGCCACCATAAATTGGTGGGCACTTAGAGAATATAAACTAATGTTCACAACAGCTGTATAAAAGATAATTAGGAAGGCAAATCTAACCTCCCCTCACACAGTGATGGTTTCTCAACTAAAAATGAACTCTCATTATCCAGGCTCATTGACAGCATTGGATATAGATGCACTCCTTATGCATCATTACAAGCTATTTCAGCAAAGGCTGTTTTAAGACAATTCTGTACATTTTGCAAATTGGAAACTGGGGACTGGAAGACACGTTGAAGTGCCTGAAATAACCTCCTCAGTATAGAGGAGCAAACTTACAGGGAAATGTCAAAAGCGAGAGCTGCCTCGGAAGCAGGGGAGATAAGCAGGTGAGGCGGGACCGGATACCAAACTACTGAGAAGGTCAGGCCGAAGTCAAGTTCATAAAGGCAGAAAGATGGGCAGCTGGGACTCAGAAAACTGGACAATGACGTCTAAGTGGAAATTCCGACCAAAGGTTGGTTCCCATCCCAAAACAGGAACAGACAAGACGGATCTTCTCTGGCACGTCAAATTTGGGAATACACTGTTTGACATGATAGGTAAGCTCCTGTTTAGGTATCATTTTTGATGCCTGTGGATATAACTGAGGTCTCACTTtgcattacatgttttaaaaatataatagactttatttttgagagcagttttagattcccAGCAAAGTGAATGAGATTTTTACACCctctgcccccacacatgcacagcctcctcaCTGTCAACATCCCTGCCAGGgtgtacatttgttacaactgatgaaacATCGTCCACGCGTCATTGTCACCCAAAGGCCACAGTTTACATCGGGGTTCACTGTGGCCACTGAACATCTTTGGGTTTGGATGCATTGCATTTGTAGCACTAAATTTTCCACAACATAAATACATATGGAATATTATtcttggaaaaattatttaataatccCGCAAAGGTAAATATACGACTATGATGTTACTATAGTCATTGGGTTGGGTAGCATTTATACTTATGCAGTATcgtttctgaatattttattctCCTGATTACATCTGAGAAAATAGCCAACTgacaattaaaataaagaatgtcTTTTAGTACATTATAaagttgaaaaggaagaaaattgatGCTAAAACCAGTCAGGCTAATAAGCGTTATTTATCCATAAACTGACATATAAGAAAATTCACTAGGAAGGCTAACGTTTTAAACACAAATACTATGTTAAAGGAAAACTATGAAGCCAGCTTCGTGGAACAGAAATGGACAAGTGCCTTGCCATACCTTGTAGAATCTGTCTGCTGGGTCCTGCTGTCTGTTTGAAGGAGGGACCATCTGCAGAGAGGTAAGTTAGGTTATTTTAGAACATGTCTTCAGTTCCTGATGCAATGTTTGCGATTCAGAGTACCTTTCATTCAAATGTATCGCGAAGGATGCATGACTATACAGCCACGTCAGACCTACAAAATTAGGTTTAAAACTTAATATAGTAATAGAGAAAAACACTGTCATTTTGCTGTGTGGGGACAAAATATGTAGCCACCTGCTAATCCTGCGGACAGTCAACAGTGTACCCGTTCGCAGTGCCTCATCCAGGCACCAGATTTGTCTACAGGCTGTCGGCCCAGGTAGAGACAGTCATTCTGACAGCTATTCGGAGGTGTCTCTGCTGCACTGGCATCAGAGCTACAGGAACaacatgacccccccccccccccccgcacactctCAAAGTCCTTCTGGGAACAGAGCATGGCTGGCTGCGTACCAAACCCCTTTCTCCTTTGCGCTGGCCAACAACTAAACCACACTTCCGGCTGCCTTGAGTTAGAAGGTGTGTGTCACTCGGTAGTGAACAAAGAAATAGACGGAAAGCACATCTGGGCTCGTCAGCATGTCCCACGTGACCTTCTACCTCATTCTCAGGGTTAAGAATCCCACTGAGGGAAAGAGCCTGGATCCTGGAATTGCCATGAGGGACAGAGCGCCTACCCTGTCGACCCAACACAAGAGCTGAGCCTTTACTCTTTATATCACTGAGATGCGAGCAGTTAAAACAATAAGCCGCTGGCTCGACTCACGTGCAGGATCCCGATAAATAGGAAGCTCCCAGTGCTTCCCAGGGAGACCGTGCTGTCCTTCAGGGCAAAATGGGATCCAGGCTACATTGCTACTGTGCCCCCAGATGGGCTCCTCAGCACGGAAGGCACAAGGGTAGTCAAGAGCAGATTCTGGAGTCAGACTCCTTGTCTCGAAAGCCTGGCAGTCCTAGTCACCAGCTGCCAGGATCTCCTCATGACCTGATGTCACgaggagtttttaaagaaatcatcTTTTAAAACATGTGAAGGATACacagtttttcaaaattattttgggaTGCATGTGAGCACAAAACTTAGGAAAGCAAGGTTTTAAAGCATACCAGTGTCAGTTACAAACTCAGTCTCCAAGGCCCCTGTCATATTTTCAGATCTAAAGCTTTAGAATTCTGCCAATATGGCAAGTACACAAAATATTTAagcatataatttatttaaagatcAATCAAATTGTACCACTTAAGTAGCTATTAGTCTATACTCAAAATTTTCATGAATAAACTATttcaaatagaatttttaaataaaatactaagttGCTAAATACCTTATAACTTAGTACCCAAGGCAATGTAAGTCAGCATACAAAGATTCCTAAGAGCACAATGAGGTAAATAtctatcaaaattacaatgaaaatgtGAAGAATTGAAAACTCCGATTGTATTTTTATAAGCCTATATATAGCACAAAAGGTCttgtcatacttttaaaaaatcaagcttCTGTCTGGCTGgggtggcacagtggttgagcatcaacctgtaaaCCAGATCaaggttcgattctcggtcaaggcacatgcctcagttgtgggctcaatccccatagggggcatgcaggaggcagcctatcaatgtctctctcttatcaatgtttctctctctatatccctctcccttcttctctctctaaaatcaataagaacttatttttaaaaaatcatgctttTCATTTGCTGAAATGCAATTGTTCCTCATTCACGGACACTCATTTAAAATAGTGGCTTTTTatcataatactagaggcccggtgcacaaaaatttgtgcactcaggggggagggggatccctcagcctggcctgtgccctcttgcagtctgggacccctcaggcaatgactacctgctggcttaggcccactccccggggtattgggcctaagatggcaatcagatatccctatGGCAACCTGGcagacctcgggggatgtccacttgccagcggggagcaggcctaaactgcagtcagacatccttagcgcagctgaggaggcaggagaggctcccaccaccaccactgtactggcagccgtcagcctggcttgtggctgagcagagctcctcctatgTGAGAGCGCCCtaaccatcagagggcagctcctgcattgagtgtctgccccctggtggtcagtgtgtgtcatagtgaccagtcattcccagtccttctgctgttagggtcagtttgcatattacccttttactatataggatagaggcctggtgcacgggtgggggctggctggtttgccctgaagggtgtcccggatcagggtgggggtcccgcttgggcgCCTgaccagtctggatgaggggatgatggctgtttgcagctggtcacacccccttcagggtgggggtccccactggggtgcctggccagtctgggtgaggggctgagggccgttttcaggctggcaagtgactgaagctcccaatctctcctttttttctattctgggatttatttactttctatggctgtcactggaactgagagccggctttagctctgaggctcggctccagctctgagacctcggctgctgaaagcaggtacctgcttttgtttggcttctataatttaaacactgttgcagctccagctccgaggccggccagctgaaagcaggtttctggggatggttttacttctataattgcaacactgtttcttagagtgcagctcagaggccggcagcggcaggcagggaacattggcttcctccgtcactgaagcaagcaagcctcctgttcgcttcagctgcctggcttctggccgccatcttggttggcagttaatttgcatatctcactgattagccaatgggaagggtagcgaagttatggttaattaccatgtttctctattattagataggatactcacTGAAAAAAAGCCCTATCCACTGCCTGACCCCACGCCAGTTTCACTGGAAAGGAAGCCAACTGTGACACTGTAACAGACCCTTTCACCAGGAAGAGGCCTCTGCGCAGGTCTGCGTGAGGGAGGCCGCAGGCTGCACTCACCGTGCGAGTGGGAGTGGAAGTGTCCATGGTCATGGCTGTGTGCGTGGTCGTGACTGTGCGCAGCGCCGTGTTTCAGTTCCGGACCGTGGCAATGGTCCCCGTGGCCGTGGGCCTGGTCCAGAGAACCGTTAAAGAGGGAATGGCTGTGTTCATGGCCTACAAATAGCGTTAGAACAAAAGGCGTGTGAAAATATGTTCGTTAATGGTTACAGTAACACTGACGTCAGCAAAAGAACTAGCTCTAAAACCAGACGCAAGTTCATAAACATTTACTTGTAAAGTGTTATTGATTCATTAGAATAACACTGAGTTCCTACCACACAgtacaggaaggaaataaagcagAGATTGACAAAcagatcctaaaatttatatggaaattcaACAAGGGATCcggaatagccaaaacaatccttaaaaaaaagaataaagtagaaaAGTCACATATTGCGATTTTAAACCCAACTCCAGGATTACAGTGGATCAGTGAAGCAGAACTGAAAGTCCAGAAACAAACTCTCACATTTACGGTCAACTGATTGCTGGCAAGAATGACAAGACAATTCACGGGGGGAAATCACCTTTTTAGCAGATGGCGCTGAGACAATTGGGTACCTACATATAAGAAAATACTGGACCCatacctcacaccacacacaaaaatggacTCAAAACGGATCAGACCTAAACGTAGTCTTAAATGGATACATTTAACTCAAAATTTAAGGATGGGTCCTCACCAGCAAATCTACTCATGCAGTTACTAATTTTAAATTAACTGAAGGGGGGGAAACATTATCATACAATAGACGCAGGAATACCCTCCGGCTGGTAACGCAATGCGATCAGAAACGAAGCCGAGCCGCCAGCCCCGGAGCAGCTCGCCAGCCCCGGAGCAGCTCGCCAGCCCCGGAGCAGCTCGCCAGCCCCGGAGCAGCTGGGAGTGCCTTCACCCCGCAGTGCTCCTCCGCCCCGCCCACTGCTCAGTCCCGCTGAGTGCACGGGTCAGGCATACGGCCTGCTTCCTCCCGAGGTTCTCACGCACACGTTCTGAGGTTAAACCTGGCATCAGCGTTTTGTAAAAAGCTACCCAGGTGGTTATGAAGGCTGGCGCAAGGAAAAAAGCTAGAAGTATTTCTCATCAACACTGTGCTAGAGGTCCTGACTATGCAATGAGACAAGCAGGAACGATCGTTATCATTCTTCACGGGGATAAAAACTTTCAACTACCTAAAAATGAAcccaatgaaaaatatttctgttaaaaTGCCTAAGACAATTTAATAAAGGACATGGAATTTCATATGAACATGAAATTTGATCTGAGTTGTGTCCATTTTTCACAAACGCAGACAATGAATTTCTGGTCAAAATTCCAACAAGATGTTTCATAAAACTTGacaaagtgataaaaaaaatatatgttgagtCACTCTCCAAAAAACCTGGAAAATCCAGAGACAGGACTTCCCCTACGAGACCTGAAACCAGGGAACCCACTCTCTGGAGTTCTGTATGGCTGCTCACGAGAGAAGGGGGGCCGAGACATGTGAATGGAAGGATCTGAAGGGCCGTTTATAGTAAATTTCAAACCCACATACACTATAATTTTTTAGTAACTAGAGTTGCTTTGTGGTTTTGATGTTTGTCTGTCTGTGTTATATAAATGGTGTCATAATCAACAGATGAGCTACACAGGTCTGGAAGGACCCACACCCAAATCGGAGCATGTGTAACGAAGCAGGTGCTACTGTCTAGTGAGGGGCACGGAGAAGTGGAAGACATTACTAAGAGCCTATTCACATTACTTTTGTTATTAAAAGTCCAAGTTTGACTTGGAAAATGATCAGTTTTGAAAAGTGAGTCACTGTGACAGAAACAGGAAGTGAAGAAACAAGTGCCCCGGCCGCCATACCAGAGCCGTGCGAGTGCCCGTGGCCGTGGCCTCCGTGCTGGAACACGAATATCCCCACCAGGTTCACCACGAACCCGAGGACGGAGACCAGCAGCAGCCGCTCGTGGTGCACGTCGGGCGGCGCCAGCGCTCTCTGGAAAACACAAGACAAGGTTCATAGGGGTGACTTCCGAGCGGTCAACGGGTGGAAGCAAAAAGCCACTTTAAAAAACGTTCAGTTCTTTTCAGAATGAAAAATCCCTCCAAAAATACCTGCCAAAGCCATACATCGGAATAAAACCATATTCACACACTGCAGGGAAGGTAACAGTCGCTGTTTTAAACACAAGTATTGGAAAGCATGACCGTTTGGCCTGAAGCCCCTCCTTCGTGGCATTTTAAAGCGTTGCCGCTCATTTCAAGTTCACTCCCCTTTAAATCTTCTCGTCTTCAGGCACCGAGTGCGAAGGGCCCCCGGCAGAACTCGGGTTCTCTTAAGAGCTCTCCCGCAGGCCCCGCCCGTGCTGCGCCTGTACTTTACCGGGTCAACACTTCACTCACACCTGCAAAGCACGGTTATTTGCTCTCCATTCCAAGTAGCTGCACATCTACTTAATTTTTCTCAACTATTGTGTAAGCTCCTCCTGAACCCGAGGCCGTCCTCAACGCTTAATAATCGTGTGAAAAACATCTCTGTTACATGTGTGTTTAGTGAATAAACATCTTCCTTGCATATATAATTTACCGGCTCTAATCATTATCTACTATACCTCAACTCcttctgagaaaataaaaaaggcagtGAAGATCAAAAACAGCCCATTGACAAAGCCAGCCAGCACTTCCGCTCTGACATACCTAAAGAGCACAGGAAACAACGGGGTTATTAAGTCATTTCTTACAGATCAACCAGTAAACTTACGCATGTTCGATGACGCTGAACCAGTTTATACGATTATAAGTGGCCAGCAAAGTCCCAGTATTTATAGTGCAGTATGTTTTATTGTacatatattataaaaacaaGAACATGAATTTAAATATTATGAATTATGTTGAATAGCAGAAAATACATAGATTTCCTCACAGCAATCAGAAGACCTTGGAGTAAGGAGGTGTAGAAAGACCGTCCCCAGAAATGTGAACCAGCTGTCGCTGGAGCAGGAAGAGCAGGACTAAATAGGCAAAGAAGAATCCCAAGAGAAAAAGTGGAAGAAAAGAGCCTGAAAAGAGGGGTTTTGTAACTTATTAATTCCTTCTCGCCTTAGGCCTTCTGCTTTGTGCTGTTCAGCTTTCAAATCTTTGGAAAGTGGAGCTTTGATCTGAAGGAAACTAAAATTATTTCTCAAGTATCCCTGAAACCACTTGAGATTTCTATTCCTATCACTCTTTTTCTAAGATTAAGAAATGTAGCGCAAACGTTGACCTATTTTTAGAATCAACTCTAGCTTCACGTGATTCTAATTGaactagtttttaaaattctgcccCTTCCCCACGGACTTCTGacgcctcctgcctcctgcctcctgcccatgggAGGCGGCGGGGAAAGGCATCTCGGGCCTAAAGTCGTTAGGAACAACTTGAACTTGGCAGCTTTACTTGTTCAAACATATTTCAAAGGGCGCTCACAGCAGTTAATCACTCTGGTCCTTAAACCATATAATAGGAGCAACAAGAATACCACTTTCTGTAGTTTTCTTTAATGACCCAAAGTGGACTTAAGATTTTATGGTGCCAGGGCACATGTTCTCTCTGAGCATGCAGCCTCTGGGGCTCTAGCTATAGCGGATCTCTTGCTCCTGCTATAGCAATAGTCTGATTAGTGTTTCTTGTCTCaccttttataattttactaggggcccggtgcacgaaattcatgcactgggtgtgtgtgtgtgggggggggagtgttcctcagcccagcctgccccctctcacatactgggagccctcaggcgttgacccccatcaccctccaatcgcaggatcggccccttgcccaggcctgacgcctctggcctaggcgtccggcccgggcagcggggacccgcagctgcagcagccccacgattgtcggcttcgctttaggcccaggcaagggacccctagctcccgggactgccagcttcgaccatgcccagctcccatcgctggctccacccctacttcctgctatcactggccagggcggaaaaggcacctgattctctgatcatggctggggggcagggcaaaggcggcccgagggccgcctttgccctgccccccagctcttagctcccccctgggtttccgatcactgtcagtggcagggggcttcttcctgctttccctttcacctccctgcattgtgcctacatatgcaaattaaccgccatcttgttgtcagttaactgccaatcttagttggcagttaatttgcatatagccctgattagccaatgaaaagggtagctcgtacgccaattaccatttttctcttttattagtgttgacaaGGAACCTAATGCTCTGGTGATACCCCGAATCAGCAAGTTCTGTCCTAGACTTCATCCTTCAGCACCTGTCAAATGTGCAGTTACTATTTTTACAGAATTGCTCCCCCATCAGACCCCAGGTTCCCCAAGGCAGGTGCTACATCTTCCTCATCTTTCTATCACTGGAGGAGCAAAGCAGTGGCCCGCAAGCATCTGAAGAGAACAGAGGATGTGCAAGAAGCAGAGGATGCTTGCTCCAGAGCACAGGCAAAGCTGGGCAGAAGGAGAAGGTGGGAAGGGAGCAGGAGCCAGAGCATGCTGGAGGAGGGTGgatggagcaggggagggagaggatggaGGTCCTGCACCTGCAAGGCAAGGGAATCAGtgaaagaaggaaggacagactGCGAAAAGCCAGAGCAAAAGGGACTGGAGAGGAGactgagggagaggaagagggagcacAAGAAAAGAGCTGAGAGACACagcaaaggggaggagagagcagtagagaagaggaggaaaaggctgtgaggggagaaggaaggagcgAACACAGGCCCAGTGACCAGAAAGACAGTGAAGAAAGGGGAGACTgtgaaggtggggggtgggacagacaggaaggagtgagagagggagcaggcagagggggcagagagaaagcgggcaggagagaggaagaggatacTGGTTCTCACCGCCTCTGACACATGGATGTAATTACCCTGCAGAATGTCCTAtaagctaagaaaaaaaaacccacgcAGGCAGAGTCCGTCAGATAATGGGACCACCGCGGCTTCCAGCAGAGATGCGAaaaagccagctctgcccctcaggGCCCCAGGCTTGGGGGTGGGATCCTCCCCGCGTGAAAACACCCTCTGAATATTTGAGTCACTCTCCAAACTCAGCCAGAGGGGAAGGACTGTACATAAAAGCGGAGCTGAAGAGGATATGTAACATGAAACCATATTGGAAaagaatgattttaaataaatcaacagCAAAATGTCCtcctaaaaacaaagaaacaggatcaTTTACATAGGCTACAACTTTTACTTTTTCATCTGCTTCAAAAAACTAGGTTAAGTGTTGAGAAATTCCCTTATCTAGTAACAATCACACCTACAAATTTTGGGTAAAATCAAGATGCCTTACCCCTAAGCAAAAAAacttagatgcaaaaaaaaaaaaaaaaaaaaccccgaGAGAAGTAAATATTGTAGATGACAGGGATAGTGTTCAGAACCAGGCGCCACTACCCCATGTAGTCAGGACGGTGGTCGCCTGTGGGAAGGAACCAGGAGGAGACGAAAGAGACTCAAGGGTTCAAGTTCCCTAAGTGTGTTCGATTAGTGAAAATTCTTTGAGCTTGAGATTTGtgtatttttctgtgtttctTACATGTCaaca from Myotis daubentonii chromosome 18, mMyoDau2.1, whole genome shotgun sequence includes:
- the SLC30A7 gene encoding zinc transporter 7 isoform X2, whose product is MLPLSIKDDEYKPPKFNLLGKISGWFRSILSDKTSRNLFFFLCLNLSFAFVELLYGIWSNWYVRAEVLAGFVNGLFLIFTAFFIFSEGVERALAPPDVHHERLLLVSVLGFVVNLVGIFVFQHGGHGHGHSHGSGHEHSHSLFNGSLDQAHGHGDHCHGPELKHGAAHSHDHAHSHDHGHFHSHSHDGPSFKQTAGPSRQILQGVFLHILADTLGSIGVIASAILMQNFGLMIADPICSILIAMLIVVSVIPLLRESVGVLMQRTPPQLEGALPQCYQRVQHLQGVYSLQEQHFWTLCSDVYVGTLKLVVAPDADTRWILSQTHNIFTQAGVRQLYVQIDFAAM
- the SLC30A7 gene encoding zinc transporter 7 isoform X3; this translates as MLPLSIKDDEYKPPKFNLLGKISGWFRSILSDKTSRNLFFFLCLNLSFAFVELLYGIWSNCLGLISDSFHMFFDSTAILAGLAASVISKWRDNDAFSYGYVRAEVLAGFVNGLFLIFTAFFIFSEGVERALAPPDVHHERLLLVSVLGFVVNLVGIFVFQHGGHGHGHSHGSGHEHSHSLFNGSLDQAHGHGDHCHGPELKHGAAHSHDHAHSHDHGHFHSHSHDGPSFKQTAGPSRQILQGVFLHILADTLGSIGVIASAILMQNFGLMIADPICSILIAMLIVVSMERDSRARRAPRPPRRRCSARAVLGFGPLCFSLRWGTSPEKSPLPRH